The Pleuronectes platessa unplaced genomic scaffold, fPlePla1.1 scaffold_356, whole genome shotgun sequence genome segment CTTAATTAGCATTTTTTTGCAGTGCGCCAAATCACAACCTTCATTATCTCGGGGCAGttttttaaatgaggtcaaTGAGGGAGAAGCACGACACAGGGAGGAAAGCACTTGTTGCATAAATACAAGCACACAACATGAATCCAagacaaatgttgtgttttcatgttgatCCTAATTGAGTTCTAATTCTCTCCATTTGCCCTCGTCtctgtttttcataatgcaGGCACTTGGTATAAAAATAGCTCTTTCTTCCTTGAGGTTCACCAGAAGCCTGCTCTCCTCTGTGTGGCTGTCGGATGTGTATTTTGGTCGGTCAGTCATGCATGCCTGTCAGCCATCTGTAATAATCTAAAAACCCCTTTGTGGGTAAAGACAGATCCAGCGAGTTCAGTAGTGTGGAAAGCTCAGTGAAGTTCCCTTTCCTCGGACCCCGTGATTAAACGGCTGATTATTCTGCTATCAGACATGgattgtcggggggggggggtttacagCTCTAATGGCTGGAGGACGTCCAGCGCTGCCTGATTTGCCCCCTCGGCCGGAGCTGTTATGTAATGCATGCAAATAGCTCCGAGGACAGAGATTCAATATTTGCCTCAATTAAGATGGTTTTGCGTTTGTGATGCAGCAGAAAGTCGCCTGTCAGCATCTCTCAGGAAACCTGGATGTAAACTTATCAGCATGTATTAAAAACCTCTCAGTATAATCTATAGGcctgaattattttatttatatatcattCTACAATTATacatctgtgaagattctcagtcatccaggttATGGTATCTTCAGCCTCTCAGTTGCCAAAGTGCACTTGTACTTCTGAAGTTTCTCCTTTTATAGTAATTAAAGTGAATAAGTTTTAAAGAAAGGATTTCCCCAATGTATGATGAGGTTAATGAAGATATgttgattaattgatttattctgtaaataaagtgaaattgaacatatcagtaaaatgttcaGGAATGTTTGTTTTCTACCAAAAtaggaagatgatgatgatgataattattaatattattattattataattattatataaaggatcatgttttggtttgatatataatacagtaaatataaatcCAAACAGTGTGTATTTAAAATTTCCCCTGACCTTTACAGTTCCACCCAAACCTGTGCTACTGTTAATGGTAATGTAGctcttcattcattcattcactcaacaaaatatatattcactCAATAATTACCTTGGTGGTTTGTGAGAAACAAGGGTTACAGAAGTGGCTGAGGCTCAGGTGGtgagtgggtcgtccactaacccgAAGGTCTGTGGTTCGATGCCCTGCTCCTCAAGTCCACGCCCTGAATCCCTATTCGGCTGCTCCGTCACAGTGTGAACGATGGGTGAAGGTGAGAAGCACTTTGTCTAACAACTTGACACACTTGATATAAATACAGTCAGATTCACTCGCTGCTAGAAAGAATAAGTCTCCGTCAAGGAAACTCAAGCACAACAATCTAATTTTCTCTATCATTTAATTCATCCAGCATTTAATCTTCTTCAGCGTCTTCCTGTATAATTTAGCTTTCCTGTCGGCCATATTTGAGAGCAGCTCAACTTTTGATtgattggagtgtgtgtgtacacaggagCCCTTAGAGGAGCAACACAACAAGAGGTGTTCCTCTGCAATAATTGAGCCAATCTCCTTGTTCTGAGCCTTCGCATCAATACTGCAAACACTCACTTAGTCGGTCTATTGGTCCCACGTGGCtccaggagaagcaggagaggaATCTGGGAgattgtctgtctctctctctctctctctctctctctctctctctctctctctctctctctctctctctctctctgtcttgtttaaaatgtttttaatcttCTTAATGCGTCTTATCTCTGTCTCtacttttttattcttctgtttaGTTCTAGAAAGCACATTGAATGACCTCCGGGTGTGATGCGCCATACAAATGGATTCGCCTcgcctcctttctctctctcttgtgttgCTACACCGCTAACACAATGCTACACAATGGTCgtaaattaaaaccaaaaatcCAATATCGtcacagataaacaaacacagcagcctCAGCTTTACCTCATTAGAAATAacagttacactcatagtaatGAGTTTGTATGCGCTGAGTTTTGCTCCCCAGGCTACATCTGTCTCCAGCACTAAATGTatatgttgctgtttttttcctTCAGAAAAAGATGTTAAAGTCGCACGTGATCAAAACTAAGCAAGTAAAAGTCTTGATAGAGGagttattttagtttatttgtatttttgcctGCTGTGCTTTTTGTGGCTCAAATCGCCATGAATACAAGTTGCTTTACCCATTTTAAGTTTTTAACCAGTTAAGTGGATATTTTCGTGATAGATGAATATTCAAAGCAGATTTTCATGTGAGCCTGGACAGGATGTTTAAAGTTCCTTAAGAAGATAGTTTTTTTTACCAGTGGCTGTGCTGGGAGCCGAGCTTTTTGCATGTGGGTCCctgatttgtttatatttgcaCGATCCCAGCGAcacatgcatgaacacacaaaaccacaattCACTCTTCTGCTGCCAGTTTCAGACACTGATTCACTCACTGTGTTTATAATAAAGCACAATATATGATATTGTTGTGTTTCGATGATATAAATCACAGCCATGAACCAAATGAGTCAGAGAAGCTTAAGACAATCAGAGTTATTAGTGTAGGATTCACAATACTAGAGGTATTCATCTGTGAAAGCAAAGTAAAACCAAGGTTTACTGGGGGATCAATGTTATCCTATTGAGAATAGGTCTCATATTACCTCATATTACCCCACTGCATCAGTGTCATGGAACTATATGAGTGTGTTTGATGGATTGTTTTGTGTATGAGTTTCTGACATTATACACATGTGTTGTGGTCCAGGTCGAGCTTTGTGCTTTCTGGAAATGTACGGACTTCTGACAGTGTTCTGGTTTAATGCTACAGAGTGACGAGACTGTaacacaccacacaaacacacacagacacacaaaaacacatctgCTCACACGCAAACATGTGTGCAAACTGCATAAAAAGGTAAATAATCAAATGTATACCTCAGCATCAATGTAAACAAAGCTGTCAAATACAGATACACAAGCGTGCAAGTCTATATGCTGTCATctaaacacaaccacacacacacacacaaccacacacacatgtaaaaccAGTCCCAGCTGCTCACATCCTGGTATCGACTGATCGGAAACATACAGAGGGTGAGAAATGAAAAGTGAGAACAAATatgaacaaagaaaacattgtgaaggtttgtgtgagagtgtgaaaataaacatgtacaTCTTCCAAACTTTGCAAAGATATTTTATCACTTTTGTTCTCATGTAGTAaatagacacacatacacacacacacacacacacatacacccacactgTGCTCACAAACTCAGATGTTCCTTCTCGCCCAGAGGGAGAAGCGATGCTGGAGGTTAGCAGAATAACAAAGTAggcagaaaaagaagaacattCTGTGTGATGTGCTCGGTGGTGACAGTTTGTCCTGCTTCTTTTTGGGTCTCAGATAGAATAATCATTCTGTTTCCGCTCGGAGGCGATCTCTCCGAGCAGAGCAGGCATGACAGAAGCTTTCTCAGCGATGAATGCAAGTGATGAAGAGGGTTGTTTCTGGGTAATGGCCCAAAGTGAGCTTCCTCCATGAGATGCAGTTTAAGGTGACGACACCGGTCAGTGTTACGGGACGGAGGAGGTGAACTGGGACATTATTAGGAAGTGAGGACGTGAAATCATAGATATTCATCTGTCTTTCATGTCCCTGTCCTCAGGTTCTACTGCAGTTTTCATGCTTCCATTTCCATTCTCCTATAAGGAAACTCTCTTATCTCATGTTTTCTCTGTGATTAAGAACAAAAGTTGAATGACCTTTTAAAGTTTTACCCCAGATAAGCTGCTTCTATTTGATTTCCGGTGAGTTACAGCATCTTTGTTACTTAGCTGGAGCATCTCGACTAAACCCAGTGGGAGCTGCTGACCCTGCAATGTCCATCAACGGCTCCACAGTGACAGAAATCCTTTTCGGTTTTGATGTTGGAATCAGGGAGGTCAGGTCTTTGAAACCAGCGGGAGAGTGAAGAGGCCCGACACAGATATCACACGGTGCTGTGAGAGGATCTCTGGGTTGTTCAGAGCACGTACACGGGTCAGAGGCTGATTTCtagtaataaaatgtgattaaataaaataattagacAAATGAATGGATAAGACATTTAGGaaggaataaaaatgatattaaaataaaaatgatactggaaaaaggatatttttcagtttggtttgatgACTTCAAACTGGTTAGTGTCTGaatgagctcatgtgagaataAAACTCCCTCCAGAGGATTCACTGCACATCTTCATTCTTCTGTCACATCCTAACTTTCTCCTGACAACACATCTTGGGTCCAGAGAAGGTGAAAAACCTGCAGACGACCTTGTTGTCTTTCCTCTCGCGGTGAAATCATCAACCGCACGCAAATAAAATTGTTATTCCCTTCAAATACGGCAAAGTCAACTGAGTAAATAACACCATCCGTCTACCTTCACACCTGTCCACCTCCCCCCCGCTCGGCTCTGCGAGGGTGTGGAATTAGGAGTCCTTCCTGAAGTCACTGGAGCAgctgtgtcctgtgtcacttttatttattcattatccaggttttatttattcacactGTGCAGGCAGTCGACAGATCAAACTGCTTAAAGCAGCAAGTTGCTGCCTCATCCAGATGCAGGTGTCCTGCTCCTTCCACATGTTTCATAATGAATACAGTCGCTGAGACCTCGGATCTGCCGGCTGCTTCACCGACctcgttgtgtttgtgtgttttaacgACACCTTGACAGCGCTTTCCAATATTTGCATAATAAGGAAGAGGAACGCCCGACCCTGACATGCACCTCCCCAAAAATCTAACTTAGCATTGAGGAGACGAGGAAAACtggagctgtgattggtccacttgGTAGCATCGCATTTCCGGCAGACTCGCAGCCATTTTTTAATTGAGTTGAAAGTTCAAACACAGACGATGTCTTTCTAGTCTTCATCCAGTTCtttaaagaaaagttaaatttatttttaatatctaTCAGCTCTAACGTGATCCGCTTACTAACTCTCTCCCTCGTTCTGAAGACAGAGACCCCAGAGAATTTGTTTATCTGTCTTTTTCCTGTCCGCTAACtctgtcttgttttttaaaaagaactATAAATACATTATGGGAAACACATGCATAATTCATAGAGGACTGTTTGCTCTGCTTCACAGATACTCACAAACACTTGCCCTGTGGCCGCACACAGTCAGTGTGCATCAGCAGCACTAAGAGTCTCAGTCACAGTAAACCCACATGTCAGGTCAGGACACAGCACGAACCTCTGTGGAAGACGTTTCCCCCAAAAAGGAACAGCGAGGTGCAGAACTGCTAAACGGCCCGAAGGCACACGGGCGGATTCACCCAGCGAGACCGGATGATTCAAAATATGTAGACTCAAAGAGAAATTACACCGGAGAGGATATTGAGCGGGTGAATCGTTTGTGCTCACACACTTTGCACACACTCTGTTTTTGCAGACGTGGCACTCTGTCAGGTTTGATTGGAGGCCGGCCGCGGCTACACGAGGAGAACCGGTAcccgactctctctctccctctctctctctctctctctctctctctcttcaccgcCCGTGTCTCGACCCGGCAGGCGACTTCTTTCATTGAGCGACTCACAAACAACATCAGTGCTCATTAGTCCGGCAGCGCCACCGGGAGAATTCTCTTTCAGCTGATTTGTAAAACTTCAAGGAGACAGCGCAGGAAGGAAGAGCACATCCGGACTGAGTCAtgctgatcccccccccccccccccccgaaagcGACCCTGCAGCCGAGCCGCCATGTTGGGGCACGGCATCAAAAGATGTTAGAATATTAAACATATGAAATCTGACCAGAGGGAATAAGCAGAAATAATCTTTTTTATCATAAAGCTGCACTCGCTGAtacttaaatatttatttgagaGGGAGTCAGGAGCAAACCAGCAGATAATTAACTGCACTTATCTTCACGTTTACAGATCGTTGTTTACCATCTTTCTGGTTTGACTGTTTCTCGTGGTTCTCTTTATCCAATTTTCCAAATTTCCTCAGGAGAAAAAATAGCTCTGACAAATTCGCTGCATGCTCCCGCCCAGCAACTAATGACAAACAATCAAAGTTAGCAAGTAGCTGCCGAGCAGAGCGAAGTGTTTCCCTCAGGAGCCTGAGTGCAGCTCCAAGGGAAGAGGGAATACTGGATTTAAATTAGTCCGGGGGCCTCAAACCAGACGCCAGGTGAATTCTAATGGTGCTTGACTCTAtatctgctggatgtgtaaacCAGGAACTGTTTTATAGCTACAAAAGTCAAAGCAGGTGTGTGATAGTGTGTTGTTGGAGCCTCTGTTATTAATATAACTGTAAAAGGGGAAAATTGATTTGTGAAGTGAAACAGTCTGTAGTTCACATACTGTTGTGAACAGTAATTTATTTGATTACAGTATGTACATGAATACTCAAAAAcaatctctctgtttctcttagAAATAACAATGAGCCTCAGATATAAATAGACGGGATGTGCTGGGGAACAGTATGAGGTCAGCCTGGCCGTGCCATTAATgaacttcaatcaatcaaaagtcacagtgcacgtgtgtttgtgtgtgtgtgcatgtgtgtgtgtgtgtacttgtgaaCTGTAGATGGAGAGGCCTTCGTGTACTAGCCAATATTCATGGGTCATTAcctcagagcagcagcacacaagGTGCAGAGAGGGAACTGAGTGTAGAAGAGATCGTTCTGCCTCTTTCTTTTCTAAAAGGACATGAAAGTGTTTTTCATCTGAGACAATAAGAGTCTTATTTTACCTCCGCTCCTCAGTACAAATCTTATTCAATCAAACTAAAGAAAACAATACAATGATACAATAAAGACTTGAATGTAGTAATACAATATGAAACATAATGCAGTGTCTTTCTCAGTGTGACCACATGGTGAGTCTGCAGAATCCCAGAATAACGTCTGGGGCTCCAGGTTCAATTCGACATAATAACATTGATCATGCTAATATACTGATGCTTAACTGGTTGAAACATATTAGAAATATTCTTTGATCAGACGATGGCGCTAATATATGCATCAGGGGATCAAAGGTATAAAAtccatcctctggggaccattaACATGTGAACCACATTTCCTGGGTCTCTAAACATTTTATTGGAACATCTCTCTGGGCACCATTGTTCCACCACACTCACTTCAACACAGGTTATTATCATATCGATGTGTTACCTTGTTTCCGTCCCTCAGGGAATATTGACTGTAAGCATAACCTCCAGGTTCCCTCTACCAAACTCTGTCTAAGTGTAAAAGTAATTAGCAGCCAAGTCAATTGATGATTTTGTGTCAGAGACAAATTAATCAACATCACCTAATGAAAGCCAACAGCTGTTATTTCAAGTGTTGTCAACCAGCCACGTGTTGATTTGATaaatacaacaacacaaagcacaACCTGTAAAACAGCCACAAGACAAAGAGCAGCCAGATCACGAGCCTCCCTGTCCCTCCTCTTGTGTGCAGGCTGTACGGGGACCTGACCAACTGCACCTACCTGGTGGCGCTGAAGATGGAGTGCTTCTGGCCCAACCGCCTGGTGGACGAGTTCTTCATCCGGGTGCACAAGCACTACTTCCACGACTGCTCGCTCTCGGGACGGCTCCTCAGGGACCCGCCCAACCGCATCCTGGGACCCTTCATCGTGGTGCCCATCCTGGTCACGCTTCTCATGACCGGCCTGGTGGTGTGGAGGAGCAAACGCAGCGAGGGGATTATGTAGTGAACAGAGTGATgcagggtgggggtgggggtcacATGACTCAAGACAAGAGGTACTTTTTTTCCACCGTTCCCACCTGCAGTGACCAAAGGAAGTGGTAATGTGTGGAAAACGGGTTTTCGATATAGGACCAGAATCACTCGAACATGGACGTGCAGTTTGGAGCAAaatgaaatcattttaaattcagGTCCTGCCTCAGCGCTTCAACACATCTTCACTGATATGAGGCCTGTGCAGCTCAAATTATTTCATTTCTCTCGACAAGGAGCTGAACTACTCTCCTGAATCTAATCTGGACCAGAGCACTGGTGGAGAGATTCTCTaatataagaagaaaaaaaaactttattgagAGAAACTGCCTCAAAGAATTTTTGGAGAAGttcaaaaaacagttttttggtGGGACCATGACCTACTACTGCAAACAGGAGAACATGCAGAACTGTCCAGGATCAGTTTCACACTCTGACCAGGACTCAACAAGACAGTTACTCTGACCTCTTCCAGGGAACACAGGGACATCAgattgtgtatatatgtatacgtTCACTGTAAATGTACATGAATCTGTCAGTGGACTATCAGAATGTCTTTGGAACACAATCCAGACGACAAACCACTGaattcctttctctctttctgtgtgatgtttggatacatttattttaaaaagacgTGTGTTGCATTTGAATTATATTCCtgtatattatataatcattcaGATTCAGGTTCACTGTGGAACTGGTGGTGGGAGAAGGAATAGttttcatctcctctgctcATATCAAGCGCCCATGGTCTCATCTCTCAgcctgcagctctctctctctctctctctctctctctctctctctctctctctctctctctctcccctgaagGAAACGCAGAGAGGCTCTTCCCCAGCTTCTGCTTCACGGAACCAGCTGAACAAAAAGGCAGAAGATAATGATGTCACACCCCGATGATTGGTAAATGCTGTGTTCCGGAGACAGGCACCCGGAGATGGCCCAATTTGGTCCGGCAGTTATGATGTTGTGGTCTCCATCCGTCCATCACGTCGAAACGCCACACTATAGAAACTTCTAAagtttagggggggggggggggggtggctggaGACAGTTAGTTAACCATTAACTCCTCTGTCATGGATTTGTTTACcatacagaaataaaataatcgGCCCAAAAAATAGCCAGACTGATTTTGAAAATGAGAGAACAAACAGTCAGAGACTCACAGTCGGGAAAAAAACGACATTCTCGTCTTCAGAAAGGAGATCAAACACACAACGCACAAAGTCAGCCAACGCACACATCGCTGCACAACGTTGCCATAGCCTCTAGCAGAGCTCGTGTATCATAGACCTGAGGTTTCTATTGATTTGTGATCTCCCTGTGTGGTGAAGCGTGCTGCGTGAACTGTTCCCTCACTGATATTTTTGAATGCTCTCTCCCCTTTATAGATCCATTGACCTGTAACCCGCCTGTCAGCGGAacacactctcaaacacacacccacacttccCCAGCAGGATCTTACTTTGTGCTTTGTGCCAAAAGCtctttgaaagcagctttgaaAGGTTGAATTCCTTTATTCTTGATTTTGCTGGGGTGACTTCTAATGATTGAATTTTAAAATCTATGATCATGGAGTTCAATAAAATGTCTGATTAATGTGTGGGATGACGTCACGCACTCATTTCTCTTTCAGGTAGAAAAATGGATGATGAATGCTGTGGTAATGTACATGTAGCTGAGTCATGATGAATGCactgggttcaagtcccagaTTTCTGCTGACGTGTGAAGGAAGGGGAGGATATAGTTAGTaaagtgtaaataaaaataGCCTCACATATTTATTGCACACTGATATGTGTCCTATGGAATTATGgttaaatgtaataattattGTATTGAAGAACAGCAGGGTTGTGAGGACAGACAGGAACGTGGAGGTGTAAGAAGCAGACAGCATTGTATGTCATGGTGACACTTCATTAGAGAAAGATCCAAGACAAGTGTCTGTGATTCTGTGATAAATTCAACTCATTTAAAACAAGTCCAAGTCTCACTGAAGTGTGAAGGGACCATCAAGACACGAGTCAAATCAATGGGAGACAAGTGCAAGTCTCAAGTCATTTGAGTTGAGTCAAAGTCATTTGAGACTAAGTCTCATTCAAGTCCATCAAGGTGAGTCCGTCCATCCATTATCGATGTGGCTTATCCTCCCAGGGTCACCTGACATGGGGCGAGAGGCGGAGTTTCCCATGTACAGGGAACCGCGTAGTGAAGAGACAAACAGCCGTTCACACCTTCGGCCAATTTAGAGTCTTAATTCAACTTAACTCCAAATCTACCTCGAGGAAACCCACAGGACAACAACATCTATAATACTTGGTGCCAGATTTCAGCTGTTTGGCTGGAGTTCCCATTCGACCGTGGCTAAATCATGACTTAGCTCTTTGTAGCATGTGAACAGTCAATATTAGTCCACTCACCGATAGTGAGCCATGACAGgtgtacatttttaaataataataatagtaataataataataataatacatttacaaaTGTTCTGTATTTCAAAAGACATATTTGACAGCATTTCTTAACCCTCACATAGCAGATGTTGCTGAGTGAGGTAGAAGTTTCCTTGGACATGATTCTAAACCCAGACCCCCTGATCATAGAGAAGAGTGCTGCACAGAGATGCACTGTGTTTTATtggatgtaatgtaaagtgtaaAAGTGGTCATCAGGCATAGAAACGTGGAATATAACTAAAGTAGATTTAccacaaaaatgtattaacagGATCTAatccgtcctaggtatcttcaactcacacctccggcggagtttttctggcattcctgtggaggttggggacattgagccggagtgggcggtgttcaaagcctccattgctgaagctgcgacggctagctgtggcctcagggtcttaggttcctcaaggggcggtaaccctcggacaccgtggtggacaccggtggtcagggaagccgtccgattgaagaaggaggccttccgggatatgatatcctggaggactcctgactcggttgcagggtaccgacaggcccgaagggctgcagctgctgccgtgtcggaggctaagcagcgggtgtgggagaagttcggagaggtcatggagaaggactttcggtcggcaccaaagtgtttctggaagactatccggcacctcaggagggggaaacggggaaccatccaagctgtgtacagtaaggatgggactctgttgacctcaactgaggaggtcgtcggacgttggaaggaacactttgaggaactcctgaatccgaataacacgccctctatgttggaggcagagctcgaggttgatggtgtttcgtcgtcaatttccctggtggaggtcactgaggtagtcaaacatctccgcagtggcaaagccccagggattgatgagatccagccagaaatgctaaaggctctgggtgttgaggggctgtcatggttgacacgcctattcaacatcgcgtgggagtcgggtacagtgccaaaggagtggcaaaccggggtggtggttcccctgttcaaaaagggggaccagagagtgtgtaccaattatcggggtatcacatttctcagcctccctggtaaagtctactccaaggtgctggaaaggagggttcggccgatcgtcgaacctcagattgaagaggaacaatgcggttttcgccccggacgtggaactacggaccagctcttcactctcgcaaggatcctggagggggcctgggagtatgcccatccggtcca includes the following:
- the LOC128436357 gene encoding receptor activity-modifying protein 1-like; protein product: MALIYASGDQSHKTKSSQITSLPVPPLVCRLYGDLTNCTYLVALKMECFWPNRLVDEFFIRVHKHYFHDCSLSGRLLRDPPNRILGPFIVVPILVTLLMTGLVVWRSKRSEGIM